One window of Paenibacillus albicereus genomic DNA carries:
- a CDS encoding metallophosphoesterase, which yields MSRRWLALVSILVTYAALIYYIGWNLSLFLSSQSLSPGLGMWTAVVFASVSYFLAMALVRFWGALPARLFKAAASYSIVVLEYLILLLPLADLGWLAARAAGVSLDAYAGAAGWTVLGLLLVLLAWGTRNALSPVVRRHSVQVDKSMPDRDSVTLLVASDIHLGDIVGKRHLRKLVRISQELRPDLILLPGDVLDDSVKPFLHLRMAEVISQLKAPLGTYAVLGNHEYYGGDIPAYIEAMRQAGIPVLQDEWVDAGGIVIAGRKDRTAESLPGAGRLPTAELLRDIDSASPIVLLDHQPYGFAEAAAAGADVLLCGHTHRGQFAPNHLVTRRLFELDWGYMRKSLTHVFVSSGFGSWGPPVRLFSRSETLLLTLTFRSA from the coding sequence ATGAGCCGCCGATGGCTTGCCCTCGTATCCATCCTCGTGACGTACGCCGCCCTGATCTATTATATCGGGTGGAATCTCTCGCTATTCCTCTCCAGCCAAAGCTTGTCGCCGGGACTCGGCATGTGGACGGCCGTCGTGTTCGCGTCCGTCTCGTACTTCCTCGCCATGGCGCTCGTCCGCTTCTGGGGAGCGCTGCCGGCTCGCTTGTTCAAAGCCGCCGCTTCCTATTCGATCGTCGTGCTGGAATACCTCATCCTCCTGCTGCCGCTCGCCGATCTCGGCTGGCTCGCGGCCCGCGCGGCCGGCGTTTCGCTCGATGCCTACGCCGGCGCGGCCGGCTGGACCGTGCTGGGCCTGCTGCTCGTCCTGCTCGCCTGGGGCACGCGCAACGCGCTCAGCCCGGTCGTGAGGCGCCACAGCGTACAGGTCGACAAGTCCATGCCGGATCGAGACAGCGTGACGCTGCTCGTCGCCTCCGACATCCATCTCGGCGACATCGTCGGCAAGCGCCATCTGAGAAAGCTCGTCCGCATCAGCCAGGAGCTGCGTCCCGATCTGATCCTGCTGCCGGGCGACGTGCTGGACGACAGTGTCAAGCCGTTCCTCCATCTGCGCATGGCGGAAGTCATCTCGCAGCTGAAGGCCCCGCTCGGCACCTACGCGGTGCTGGGCAACCACGAATACTACGGAGGAGACATTCCGGCTTACATCGAGGCGATGAGGCAGGCGGGCATTCCCGTGCTGCAGGACGAATGGGTCGACGCCGGAGGCATCGTCATCGCCGGCCGCAAGGACCGCACGGCGGAATCTCTTCCCGGCGCCGGCAGGCTGCCGACGGCCGAGCTGCTGCGGGACATCGATTCCGCTTCGCCGATCGTGCTGCTGGACCATCAGCCGTACGGCTTTGCCGAAGCGGCCGCGGCCGGCGCGGACGTGCTTCTCTGCGGCCATACGCATCGCGGCCAGTTCGCGCCCAACCATCTCGTCACGCGCCGCCTGTTCGAGCTCGATTGGGGCTACATGCGCAAGTCGCTGACGCATGTGTTCGTCTCCTCCGGCTTCGGCAGCTGGGGACCGCCAGTCCGACTGTTCAGCCGCAGCGAGACGCTGCTCCTTACGTTGACGTTTCGTTCCGCTTGA
- a CDS encoding tyrosine-type recombinase/integrase, with the protein MTVHELQEAYGEELELFRIWMKNQGMTLSTERAYLADVRQYLATLYPGSLERTGKLDIMRYLSASRERGAGDEARNRKLSSLRAFYRALNEMDRLHANPAALTPKSRQQKNRIPSYLDEDQLQELFGHVEGKHRERNLSILLLMAYAGLRVGEIHRLNAFDLKPDGTLSVLGKGRKWRYLPLPDGLVRLLRRMEDDSRVPARPSKEQPMFVSQLGRRLSVRMIQTIADRTLLRLQGERPELAMKKLSSHKLRHSFATMQIRSGTDIRTLQELLGHASIETTQIYTHIDNAQMKTAMERMSAKLPELRESRPR; encoded by the coding sequence GTGACGGTGCATGAGCTGCAAGAGGCCTATGGCGAAGAGCTGGAGCTATTCCGCATCTGGATGAAGAATCAGGGCATGACGCTGTCGACGGAGAGGGCTTATCTCGCCGACGTCCGGCAATACCTCGCGACCCTATACCCCGGATCGCTGGAGCGGACCGGCAAGCTGGACATCATGCGCTATCTGTCGGCGAGCCGCGAGCGGGGAGCGGGAGACGAGGCGCGCAATCGCAAGCTGAGCTCGCTGCGGGCGTTCTACCGGGCGCTGAACGAGATGGACCGGCTGCACGCCAATCCGGCCGCGCTCACGCCCAAGTCGCGCCAGCAGAAGAACCGCATCCCGTCCTACCTGGACGAGGACCAGCTGCAGGAGCTGTTCGGCCATGTGGAGGGCAAGCACCGGGAGCGCAATCTGTCGATCCTGCTGCTCATGGCCTATGCGGGACTGCGGGTCGGGGAAATCCATCGGCTCAATGCGTTCGATCTGAAGCCGGACGGGACGTTGTCGGTGCTGGGCAAAGGCCGGAAATGGCGCTATCTGCCGCTCCCGGACGGGCTTGTCCGGCTGCTGCGGCGCATGGAGGACGACAGCCGCGTCCCGGCGCGGCCCAGCAAGGAGCAGCCGATGTTCGTCAGCCAGCTCGGACGGCGCTTGTCGGTCCGCATGATCCAGACGATCGCGGACCGCACGCTGCTCCGGCTGCAGGGCGAGCGTCCGGAGCTGGCGATGAAGAAGCTGTCCAGCCACAAGCTGCGCCACAGCTTCGCGACGATGCAGATCCGCAGCGGCACGGACATCCGTACGCTGCAGGAGCTGCTCGGCCATGCGAGCATCGAGACGACGCAGATCTACACGCATATCGACAACGCGCAGATGAAGACGGCGATGGAGCGCATGTCCGCCAAGCTGCCGGAGCTGCGGGAGAGCCGTCCTCGCTGA
- a CDS encoding ADP-heptose synthase, giving the protein MQRRFVIEAVMVATYGQLLVPSLPVDFVLPYSTVLELYEMKDSPEPVMDDPTEDAFVRGKIGELIQFFEDSLNRKKIERALTVPWRESSPLILSDRIQFTVVNAVDNAHYGEYFDPVETELLLTASKFDIPILSDQYEFQDRLIEAEVPVQVFDIEDFDYAVEEGAQPQLWDH; this is encoded by the coding sequence ATGCAGCGGAGATTTGTGATTGAAGCGGTCATGGTGGCGACTTATGGACAGCTGCTCGTTCCGAGCCTGCCGGTTGACTTCGTACTGCCTTACTCCACGGTTCTGGAGCTATATGAGATGAAGGACAGCCCGGAGCCTGTCATGGACGATCCGACCGAGGACGCTTTCGTGCGGGGCAAGATCGGCGAGCTGATCCAGTTTTTCGAGGATTCGCTCAACCGCAAGAAGATCGAGCGCGCCTTGACGGTGCCGTGGAGGGAGAGCTCTCCGCTCATCCTAAGCGACCGCATCCAGTTCACGGTGGTGAACGCAGTGGACAATGCGCATTACGGGGAATATTTCGATCCGGTGGAGACGGAGCTGCTGCTGACGGCGTCCAAGTTCGACATTCCGATCCTGTCGGACCAGTACGAGTTCCAGGATCGGCTGATCGAGGCGGAGGTGCCGGTGCAGGTATTCGATATCGAGGACTTCGACTACGCGGTCGAAGAAGGCGCGCAGCCGCAGCTGTGGGACCACTAG
- the xerS gene encoding tyrosine recombinase XerS — MNILKVKDRMELDRRVPSMPWYVEKFINYKLPDLSPSSLLEYVRDYEAFLGWLIAEGLAEGPALSDVKLEELEKLHMDSIDGYRMFLASKPLQANSRTTVSRKLSSLRSLFHYLSQIAEDEDFYPLLKRNVMAKVAIKRTHKPKDTAAKLEGKLLQEEELDEFLRFVKTEYGRDPSLSKQALHAFEKNSTRDCCIVSLILHSGLRVSEVVNLNVDDLDLKKKLVYAYRKGSNDDTFKTPVYYRQQAVEDLHAYLQLRDSRYAAPRKEKALFLAVANGKTEGSRMTKRAIQEMVLKYAKRFGKPYLSVHKLRHSFATDYYLRNDLYKTQEQLGHASPDTTQIYAHLTDKTMQEAIDRERSREG, encoded by the coding sequence ATGAACATCTTGAAGGTAAAAGACCGCATGGAGCTGGACCGGCGCGTTCCCTCCATGCCCTGGTATGTCGAAAAGTTCATCAACTACAAGCTGCCGGACCTTTCCCCCTCCTCGCTGCTCGAATACGTGCGGGATTACGAGGCTTTTCTCGGCTGGCTGATCGCGGAAGGGCTGGCGGAAGGCCCTGCCCTGTCCGACGTGAAGCTCGAAGAGCTGGAAAAGCTGCATATGGACAGCATCGACGGCTACCGCATGTTCCTGGCGTCCAAGCCGCTGCAGGCGAACAGCCGCACGACCGTCTCGCGCAAGCTGAGCTCCCTCCGCTCCCTGTTCCATTACTTGAGCCAGATCGCCGAGGACGAGGACTTCTATCCCCTGCTCAAGCGCAACGTGATGGCCAAGGTCGCGATCAAGCGCACGCACAAGCCCAAGGATACGGCAGCGAAGCTGGAGGGCAAGCTGCTTCAGGAAGAGGAGCTCGACGAATTCCTCCGCTTCGTCAAGACCGAGTACGGCCGGGACCCTTCGCTGAGCAAGCAGGCTCTGCACGCCTTCGAGAAGAATTCGACTCGCGACTGCTGCATCGTCAGCCTCATCCTGCATTCCGGTCTGCGCGTCTCCGAGGTGGTCAACCTGAACGTGGACGATCTCGATCTCAAAAAAAAGCTCGTCTATGCGTACCGCAAAGGCAGCAACGACGATACGTTCAAGACGCCGGTCTATTACCGCCAGCAGGCGGTGGAGGACCTGCACGCCTACCTGCAGCTGCGGGACAGCCGCTACGCCGCTCCCCGCAAGGAGAAGGCGCTGTTCCTCGCCGTCGCCAACGGCAAGACGGAAGGCTCGCGCATGACAAAAAGGGCCATCCAGGAGATGGTCCTCAAGTACGCCAAGCGTTTTGGCAAGCCGTATCTGTCCGTGCACAAGCTGCGGCATTCGTTCGCGACGGACTATTATCTGCGCAATGATCTGTACAAGACGCAGGAGCAGCTCGGCCACGCTTCTCCGGACACGACCCAAATCTACGCCCATCTGACAGACAAGACGATGCAGGAGGCGATCGACCGCGAGCGCAGCCGGGAAGGCTGA
- a CDS encoding ArsR/SmtB family transcription factor: MNTNGRSPKAVQDDTADWREDEPGELEGEHAAPEQPRDLSAVKAAMLDDRSALQLADWLKALSDPTRVKLVDALMHSELCVHDLTVLLGMNQSAVSHQLRYLRNMRIVKRRKEGKTVYYSLDDDHVEQVFRQTLEHVRHS, encoded by the coding sequence ATGAATACGAATGGGAGAAGCCCGAAGGCCGTTCAAGACGATACGGCTGACTGGCGCGAGGACGAGCCGGGCGAGCTGGAAGGCGAGCATGCGGCTCCCGAGCAGCCCCGCGATCTGAGCGCGGTCAAGGCGGCCATGCTCGACGACCGCTCCGCGCTGCAGCTGGCCGATTGGCTCAAGGCGCTCAGCGACCCGACGAGAGTCAAGCTCGTCGACGCGCTCATGCACAGCGAGCTTTGCGTGCACGATCTGACCGTGCTGCTGGGGATGAACCAATCTGCCGTCTCCCATCAGCTGCGCTATCTGCGCAACATGCGGATCGTCAAGCGCCGCAAGGAAGGCAAGACGGTGTACTATTCGCTTGACGACGATCACGTGGAGCAGGTGTTCCGTCAGACGCTCGAGCATGTCCGGCATTCCTAA
- a CDS encoding heavy metal translocating P-type ATPase has translation MLEYRLKGLSCGNCAADMERQIRKLPYGDSAVLHYSSARLVLDERVPLDKVRKILKTDGAAIAAERAAAAAPTESHAACCAAEHSHGHDPASVPDQAQAEAHAQHARRASASEAKAAQGHAHGHEHDHDHDHAHGHDHDHDHASGRGIYIQLGISLALLLAAVLLGDRIPDAVSIPLYLGAIALSGWRTFWKGLRNLARLRFTIDTLMTVALIGAVAIEEWKEAALVAILFGINELLEGLGMNRARESMDRLLEAAPKEALLLENGKTRRIPVASLAAGQTVLVPAGSQIPSDGEIVSGSSSVNEAAITGEPIPVDKKPGDPVFGGSLNQEGSLTIRIEKSYAESSLAKILQLVQEAQESKTPTELFINRFSRYYTPAIMIVAALVMLVPPLLFGGEWRHWLYEGLAVLIVGCPCALILSSPVAILAGITRLAREGILVKGGAHLEQLGRIRIIAFDKTGTLTKGQPHVAEAASWDDRFLPVAAAMESGSAHPLAKAVLSYIEGRGIAYEPAETTASPGKGLAAELAGVKYALGSPAALEELGILPHEAAGETLRSYREQGLTLVALADESRMLGLFGISDELRPETPGVVRGLRRVGIARTVMLTGDHEAAARRMAAAAGVDEAAAGLLPADKVERVRRLKAEGKVAMVGDGINDAPALAACDLGIAMGKGTDSAIETADVVLMQDHLGKLPEAIRIAKRTNRIIRFNLSVALGLKLLALLLTIPGWLTLWIAILSDMGATIFVSLVSLLLLVPSRRTSDRPAPERAAAS, from the coding sequence ATGCTTGAATATCGACTCAAAGGCCTCAGCTGCGGCAATTGCGCCGCAGACATGGAGCGGCAGATCCGCAAGCTTCCCTACGGCGATTCGGCCGTGCTTCATTATTCTTCCGCGCGGCTCGTCCTGGACGAGCGCGTGCCTCTGGACAAGGTACGCAAAATATTGAAGACCGACGGCGCGGCGATCGCAGCGGAACGCGCGGCTGCCGCCGCTCCGACAGAAAGCCACGCCGCCTGCTGCGCGGCGGAGCATTCCCATGGGCATGACCCTGCATCCGTTCCCGACCAGGCCCAAGCCGAAGCTCATGCCCAGCATGCCCGTCGTGCCTCCGCTTCCGAAGCGAAAGCCGCCCAGGGCCACGCACATGGCCATGAGCATGACCACGATCACGACCATGCCCATGGGCACGATCACGATCACGACCACGCCTCCGGACGAGGCATTTACATCCAGCTCGGCATCAGCCTCGCGCTGCTGCTGGCCGCAGTCCTGCTCGGCGACCGCATACCGGACGCCGTGTCCATCCCGCTCTACCTCGGCGCGATCGCGCTCAGCGGCTGGCGGACATTCTGGAAAGGGCTGCGCAATCTGGCGAGACTCCGCTTCACGATCGACACGCTCATGACCGTCGCGCTCATCGGGGCCGTCGCCATCGAGGAGTGGAAGGAAGCGGCGCTCGTCGCGATCCTGTTCGGGATCAACGAGCTGCTCGAAGGGCTCGGCATGAACCGCGCCCGCGAGTCGATGGACCGCCTGCTCGAGGCGGCGCCGAAGGAGGCGCTGCTGCTGGAGAACGGCAAGACTCGGCGCATTCCGGTCGCGAGCCTGGCCGCGGGCCAGACGGTGCTCGTACCGGCAGGCTCGCAGATTCCATCGGACGGCGAAATCGTCTCGGGCAGCAGCTCCGTCAACGAGGCGGCCATCACCGGCGAGCCGATCCCGGTCGACAAGAAGCCCGGCGACCCGGTGTTCGGCGGCAGCCTGAACCAAGAGGGGAGCCTTACGATCCGGATCGAGAAATCGTACGCGGAGTCCTCCTTGGCGAAGATCCTTCAGCTCGTTCAGGAGGCGCAGGAGTCCAAGACGCCGACCGAGCTGTTCATCAACCGCTTCTCCCGCTATTATACGCCGGCCATCATGATCGTCGCCGCGCTCGTCATGCTCGTCCCTCCGCTGCTGTTCGGCGGGGAATGGCGGCACTGGCTGTACGAAGGGCTCGCGGTGCTTATCGTCGGCTGCCCGTGCGCGCTCATCCTGTCCTCCCCCGTCGCCATTCTCGCCGGCATCACGCGCCTCGCGCGCGAAGGCATTCTGGTCAAAGGCGGCGCCCATCTCGAGCAGCTCGGCCGGATCCGCATCATCGCCTTCGACAAGACCGGCACGCTGACGAAAGGGCAGCCTCATGTCGCCGAGGCCGCGAGCTGGGACGACCGCTTCCTGCCCGTGGCGGCCGCCATGGAGAGCGGCTCCGCTCATCCGCTGGCCAAGGCCGTGCTCTCCTATATCGAGGGGCGCGGCATCGCATACGAGCCTGCCGAGACGACGGCCTCGCCCGGCAAAGGGCTTGCCGCGGAGCTGGCCGGCGTGAAGTACGCGCTCGGCAGCCCCGCCGCGCTGGAAGAGCTCGGCATCCTGCCGCATGAAGCAGCGGGTGAGACGCTCCGCTCCTATCGAGAGCAGGGCTTGACGCTTGTCGCGCTGGCGGACGAGAGCCGGATGCTCGGCTTGTTCGGCATCTCCGACGAGCTGCGGCCGGAGACGCCGGGCGTCGTACGCGGGCTGCGCCGCGTCGGCATCGCCCGCACCGTCATGCTGACCGGGGATCACGAAGCAGCCGCTCGGCGCATGGCCGCGGCCGCCGGCGTCGACGAAGCCGCAGCAGGCCTGCTGCCCGCCGACAAGGTCGAGCGCGTCCGCCGCCTCAAAGCCGAAGGCAAAGTCGCGATGGTCGGCGACGGCATCAACGATGCGCCGGCGCTTGCGGCTTGCGATCTCGGCATCGCGATGGGCAAAGGCACGGACAGCGCGATCGAAACCGCCGATGTCGTGCTGATGCAGGATCATCTGGGCAAGCTGCCCGAAGCGATCCGTATCGCCAAGCGCACGAACCGGATCATCCGCTTCAATCTCAGCGTCGCGCTCGGCCTCAAGCTTCTCGCCTTGCTGCTGACGATACCCGGATGGCTCACGCTCTGGATCGCCATCCTGTCGGATATGGGCGCGACGATCTTCGTTTCTCTCGTCAGCCTGCTGCTGCTCGTTCCTTCCCGCCGCACATCCGATCGTCCGGCGCCTGAACGAGCCGCCGCATCATAA